Proteins from a single region of Dehalococcoidia bacterium:
- a CDS encoding metal ABC transporter permease → MDNMLGILLNPLMEPLAFPFMQRGLLAVALVGVVSAVIGTFVVMKGLAFVGDALAHCAFTGAAMAFLVGGNVYLGAVVTGVLSAVAITWVGRTARVPLDTAIGIIFAGVFALGVLMMSRVRNYTVDLFAFVFGNVLGVGMDDLVAITIMGVVVLLFVVLLYKELLFTAYDPTMAAASGVPVVLLQYLLMIVLGLTTIVALRAVGIVLAVAMLVTPAATALLLVRRFHHIMLVAVGVSLICAVVGLYLSYYLAVASGAAIVLVTTLAFLLALLFSPRRGLLAQRNPSAV, encoded by the coding sequence ATGGATAATATGCTGGGCATCTTGCTCAACCCTCTGATGGAGCCTCTGGCCTTCCCCTTCATGCAGCGCGGGCTGCTGGCGGTGGCGCTCGTGGGCGTCGTCTCCGCCGTCATCGGCACGTTTGTGGTGATGAAGGGGCTGGCCTTCGTCGGCGACGCGCTGGCTCACTGCGCCTTCACCGGCGCGGCCATGGCCTTCCTGGTGGGCGGGAACGTGTACTTGGGCGCCGTCGTGACGGGCGTCCTCTCCGCGGTCGCCATCACGTGGGTGGGCCGGACGGCGCGGGTGCCGCTGGACACGGCCATCGGCATCATCTTCGCCGGGGTCTTCGCCTTGGGCGTGCTGATGATGAGCCGGGTCCGGAACTACACGGTGGACCTGTTCGCCTTCGTTTTCGGCAACGTGCTGGGGGTAGGCATGGACGACCTGGTGGCCATCACCATCATGGGCGTCGTGGTCCTGCTGTTTGTGGTGCTGCTGTACAAAGAGTTGCTGTTCACCGCATATGACCCCACGATGGCCGCCGCCTCCGGCGTACCCGTGGTCCTGCTGCAGTACCTGCTCATGATAGTCCTGGGGCTGACCACCATCGTCGCGCTGCGTGCGGTGGGCATTGTGCTGGCGGTGGCGATGCTGGTGACGCCCGCGGCCACGGCCTTGCTGCTGGTGCGCCGCTTCCACCACATTATGCTTGTGGCGGTCGGCGTGTCGCTCATCTGCGCAGTGGTCGGGCTGTACCTGTCCTACTACCTGGCGGTGGCGTCCGGCGCGGCCATCGTCCTGGTGACGACCCTCGCCTTTCTGCTGGCGCTGCTCTTCTCCCCCCGGCGCGGGCTGCTGGCGCAGCGCAATCCGAGCGCCGTGTAA
- a CDS encoding pirin family protein — protein MTSTAIDVRRADARFLTRTAWLESRHCFSFNTHYDPRNIHHGLLLVSNDDTVRPGTGFMTHPHRDMEIVTWVLDGELEHKDTLGNKDIIYPGLAQRMSAGRGIWHSEMNPGNDKDVHFIQMWVVPDTERIDPSYEQLDINAQLAKGGLVPIASGKGHDTAIAIRQKGAALWGGRLKPGESVRLPDAQYLHLYVAKGGATLEGAGALAAGDAVRLTAAGTPTLTADPVAGAEVLAWEMTPQKA, from the coding sequence ATGACAAGCACGGCCATTGACGTTCGGCGCGCCGACGCGCGCTTCCTCACGCGGACAGCGTGGCTGGAGTCGCGCCACTGCTTCAGCTTCAACACGCACTACGACCCGCGGAACATCCACCACGGGCTGCTCCTCGTCAGCAACGACGACACCGTCAGGCCCGGCACCGGCTTCATGACGCACCCGCACCGGGACATGGAGATCGTGACGTGGGTGCTGGACGGGGAGCTGGAGCACAAGGACACACTGGGCAACAAGGACATCATCTATCCGGGGTTGGCCCAGCGCATGAGCGCGGGCCGAGGCATCTGGCATTCGGAGATGAACCCCGGCAACGACAAGGACGTGCACTTCATTCAAATGTGGGTCGTGCCCGACACGGAGCGCATCGACCCCAGCTACGAGCAGCTCGACATCAACGCGCAACTCGCGAAGGGCGGACTGGTCCCGATTGCGTCGGGGAAGGGGCATGACACGGCCATCGCCATCCGGCAGAAGGGCGCGGCCCTGTGGGGCGGCCGCCTGAAGCCCGGCGAGTCCGTGCGGCTGCCCGACGCCCAGTACCTGCACCTGTACGTCGCGAAGGGCGGCGCGACGCTGGAGGGCGCGGGCGCGCTCGCCGCCGGCGACGCCGTCCGCCTGACCGCCGCGGGAACGCCGACGCTCACCGCCGACCCCGTGGCCGGCGCCGAGGTGCTCGCCTGGGAAATGACGCCGCAAAAGGCGTGA